In one Magnetospirillum sp. genomic region, the following are encoded:
- the thrC gene encoding threonine synthase: MRYISTRGQAPSLAFDDVLLAGLARDGGLYVPEAWPQFSQSQWRALRDRPYAEIAAAVLRPFVGGTIADRDLERLAAETYAGFGHPAVAPLKQLGPGLWTMELFHGPTLAFKDYALQLVGRLFDHVLAAKGTRVMVVGATSGDTGPAGIAACMDRAAVDIVMLHPNGRTSPVQRRQMTTVLSANVRNIALEGTFDDCQDAVKALFNDLEFRDRYNLSAVNSINWARVAAQIVYYAHAALSLGAPDRAVDFCVPTGNFGNMLAAYGAKRMGLPVGRMIVATNRNDIMARTVATGRMALEAVAPTVSPSMDVQISSNFERLMFELNARDGAATAAMMAKFRTDGRLEFAPSQHADLAAEFDAGACDEAATLAEIGETYRTTGELIDPHTAVALHVARKAKRSDNPVVVASTAHPAKFPDAVERAAGVRPALPPRLADLFERPERVEVLPNDLARVKQVVADLAARAR; encoded by the coding sequence GTGCGCTACATTTCGACCCGCGGCCAAGCGCCTTCCCTTGCTTTCGACGACGTGCTGCTCGCAGGCCTCGCGCGCGACGGCGGGCTATACGTGCCGGAAGCCTGGCCGCAATTCTCGCAAAGCCAATGGCGCGCGTTGCGCGACCGGCCTTATGCCGAGATCGCGGCTGCCGTGCTGCGACCGTTCGTCGGCGGCACCATTGCCGACCGCGATCTTGAGCGCCTTGCAGCCGAGACCTATGCGGGCTTTGGCCATCCGGCGGTCGCCCCCTTGAAGCAGCTTGGCCCCGGCCTGTGGACGATGGAATTGTTCCACGGGCCCACGCTTGCTTTCAAAGACTATGCGCTGCAACTCGTCGGCCGCCTGTTCGACCATGTGCTGGCCGCCAAGGGAACGCGCGTGATGGTCGTGGGGGCCACGTCGGGCGATACGGGGCCCGCAGGCATTGCCGCGTGCATGGACCGGGCGGCCGTCGATATCGTGATGCTGCATCCCAACGGGCGCACCTCGCCCGTGCAGCGCCGCCAGATGACGACGGTGCTGTCGGCCAATGTGCGCAACATTGCACTCGAGGGCACCTTCGACGATTGCCAGGACGCGGTGAAAGCCCTGTTCAACGATCTCGAATTCCGCGACCGCTACAATCTCTCGGCCGTCAATTCGATCAACTGGGCGCGCGTGGCCGCCCAGATCGTCTATTACGCGCATGCGGCGTTGTCGCTGGGCGCACCCGATCGCGCCGTCGATTTCTGCGTGCCGACCGGCAATTTCGGCAATATGCTGGCGGCCTATGGCGCCAAGCGCATGGGTCTGCCTGTAGGCCGCATGATCGTTGCGACCAACCGCAACGACATCATGGCGCGCACGGTCGCCACGGGCCGCATGGCGCTTGAAGCCGTCGCCCCCACCGTATCGCCATCGATGGACGTGCAGATCTCGTCCAATTTCGAGCGGCTGATGTTCGAACTCAACGCGCGCGACGGGGCCGCCACCGCCGCCATGATGGCGAAGTTCCGCACCGACGGACGCTTGGAATTTGCCCCCTCACAGCATGCCGATCTTGCCGCCGAGTTCGACGCCGGGGCCTGCGACGAAGCGGCCACGCTTGCCGAAATCGGCGAAACCTATCGCACCACGGGCGAACTCATAGATCCGCACACGGCCGTTGCGCTGCATGTGGCGCGCAAGGCCAAACGTTCCGACAACCCGGTCGTGGTCGCCTCGACAGCACATCCGGCGAAATTTCCCGATGCGGTCGAGCGTGCGGCCGGCGTGCGCCCGGCTTTGCCGCCGCGTTTGGCCGATTTGTTCGAACGGCCCGAACGCGTCGAAGTGCTGCCCAACGATCTTGCGCGCGTCAAACAGGTCGTGGCCGATCTCGCAGCGAGGGCACGATGA